In a genomic window of Sulfurimonas denitrificans DSM 1251:
- a CDS encoding deoxyguanosinetriphosphate triphosphohydrolase family protein → MQAHDRFYKIDKDFRNPYARDRDRIIHSSSFRKLEYKTQVFLNQEGDFFRTRLTHSIEVSQIARSITSHLGLNESLAEAIALAHDLGHTPFGHIGGDTLDECLKDDGFKNGFDHNFQSFRVVSSLERRYKNFDGLNLTFATLEGILKHSYPYKKSFLPPFIDENFNLETHPSIEAMVVDRADEIAYITHDIDDGLNSGLIRFEDLKESPLIEDILQKVKDEGIGEDEDEMFRYRFVSHLINHLVYSLIYFSKDKIDNSKIYSASLSSKSELPIGFEPTLESEIKKLKKLLFKKLYQHKDIMIKMYAGKQAIKGLYIGLHEEPKMMPKFYLEQLQSRSKHRVIADYIASMSDRHALSFYNEMYGRL, encoded by the coding sequence ATGCAAGCACATGATAGATTTTACAAAATAGACAAAGATTTTAGAAATCCCTATGCAAGAGATAGAGATAGAATTATTCACTCTAGTAGTTTTAGAAAACTTGAGTATAAAACTCAGGTATTTTTAAATCAAGAGGGTGATTTTTTCCGTACACGTCTCACACACTCTATAGAAGTTTCTCAAATAGCACGCTCAATTACTTCTCATTTAGGGCTTAATGAATCTTTAGCTGAAGCAATTGCGCTTGCACATGATTTAGGACATACACCTTTTGGGCATATTGGCGGAGATACGCTTGATGAGTGTTTAAAGGACGATGGTTTTAAAAATGGTTTTGATCATAATTTTCAAAGTTTTAGAGTTGTCTCTTCTTTAGAGAGACGTTATAAAAATTTTGATGGATTAAACCTTACCTTTGCTACATTGGAGGGGATACTTAAACACTCTTATCCATACAAAAAGAGCTTTTTGCCACCCTTTATTGATGAGAATTTCAATCTTGAGACACATCCGAGTATTGAAGCCATGGTAGTTGATAGAGCTGATGAGATAGCATATATAACTCATGATATTGATGATGGATTAAACTCTGGTTTGATACGTTTTGAGGATTTAAAAGAGAGCCCTTTAATAGAGGATATTCTACAAAAAGTTAAAGATGAGGGGATTGGAGAAGATGAAGATGAGATGTTTAGATACCGTTTTGTTTCACATCTAATCAATCATTTGGTTTACTCTCTTATATATTTCTCAAAAGATAAGATTGATAATAGTAAAATTTATAGTGCTTCGCTTTCAAGTAAAAGTGAATTACCAATAGGTTTCGAGCCAACATTAGAATCAGAGATAAAAAAACTAAAAAAACTTCTCTTTAAAAAGCTATATCAACATAAAGATATTATGATAAAAATGTATGCAGGTAAACAGGCTATAAAAGGCCTTTATATTGGATTACATGAAGAGCCTAAAATGATGCCAAAGTTTTATTTAGAACAGTTACAAAGCAGAAGTAAACATAGAGTAATAGCTGATTATATAGCTTCTATGAGTGATAGACACGCTTTGTCATTTTATAATGAGATGTATGGGAGATTGTAG
- a CDS encoding flagellar hook-length control protein FliK: MVLLDMKNANGSSSSSPLSLATLKEKPTISFSELLRGASETKDKKIVQNGSLVLALVNEEKSIKMPKTSSKTSTLTSLLQTQDKVVEKKEKEPLELNPKLVATLSSAEMKTLMSDAKNYLKSKILESEGFKKSEIKELPTTLKGLVEVAKKFGVDISKITLEEVKEHGLDSSKTIKQDTKELHVDILKDKREVKAEAPEGALSEKKDSKTPESSKELLQDKKEPKTEVPKEIVQTPKESFADKKAQLQETQKHPQTLQNSEAVSKIISNELRADEKQSEILKEIKSTPLFKAQNTLEHATTEQIVQAKVNSTSLKSEQKSPKDRADETLKLLLNGEKSSKDAPSLTADFSVKSATVIAPSLSVESTKSLEKLLQGESFVSEQPSQAQKTDSLGASKADSFEVKINEAKQMIRYLSDDIRNAINDYKSPFTRVKVQLNPQHLGEVDLTVVQRGKNLHVSISSNNTAINALSMNVNELKTQLVNSGINSATFNFNSSSQNGDNSSGAFQQQRQNEQKAHAEYSHFESEEAHEEILSSLEIIVPRYI, encoded by the coding sequence GTGGTTTTATTAGATATGAAAAACGCTAATGGTTCATCTTCATCCTCGCCTCTTAGTTTAGCTACTTTAAAAGAGAAGCCTACAATCTCGTTTTCAGAGCTTCTACGAGGAGCAAGTGAAACAAAAGATAAAAAAATAGTTCAAAATGGCTCACTTGTTTTAGCGCTTGTTAATGAAGAAAAAAGCATTAAGATGCCAAAGACATCATCAAAGACATCAACGCTTACATCTCTTTTGCAGACTCAAGATAAAGTAGTTGAAAAAAAAGAGAAAGAGCCATTGGAGTTAAATCCAAAACTCGTAGCTACACTAAGCAGTGCTGAGATGAAAACTCTTATGAGTGATGCAAAAAACTATCTAAAATCAAAAATTCTAGAGAGTGAAGGCTTTAAAAAATCTGAAATTAAGGAGCTTCCAACAACTTTAAAAGGGTTAGTTGAGGTTGCTAAAAAATTTGGTGTAGATATAAGTAAAATAACGCTTGAAGAGGTCAAAGAGCATGGTTTAGATAGCTCAAAAACTATAAAACAAGATACCAAAGAGCTACATGTAGATATTTTAAAAGATAAAAGAGAGGTAAAGGCAGAGGCACCAGAAGGTGCACTCAGTGAGAAAAAAGATTCAAAGACACCAGAGAGCTCAAAAGAGTTACTTCAGGATAAAAAAGAGCCAAAGACAGAGGTTCCAAAAGAGATAGTTCAAACGCCAAAAGAGAGTTTTGCAGATAAAAAAGCTCAACTACAAGAGACGCAAAAGCACCCTCAAACACTACAAAATAGTGAGGCAGTTTCAAAAATTATTTCTAATGAATTAAGAGCAGATGAAAAGCAGAGTGAAATTTTAAAAGAGATAAAATCAACGCCTCTTTTTAAAGCTCAAAATACTTTAGAGCATGCAACAACAGAGCAGATTGTTCAAGCAAAAGTAAATTCAACTTCACTAAAATCAGAGCAAAAAAGCCCAAAAGATAGAGCTGATGAGACATTAAAACTCTTGCTTAATGGGGAAAAATCATCAAAAGATGCACCATCACTAACAGCTGATTTCTCTGTAAAGAGTGCTACTGTAATTGCTCCAAGCTTAAGTGTAGAGAGTACAAAATCTCTAGAGAAACTTCTTCAAGGAGAATCTTTTGTATCAGAGCAGCCTTCTCAAGCACAAAAGACAGACTCTCTTGGTGCAAGTAAAGCAGATAGTTTTGAAGTAAAAATTAATGAAGCAAAACAGATGATTAGATATCTATCAGATGATATAAGAAATGCTATTAATGATTACAAATCTCCATTTACAAGAGTTAAAGTGCAATTAAATCCACAACATTTAGGAGAAGTTGATTTAACAGTTGTTCAAAGAGGAAAAAACTTACATGTAAGCATAAGCTCAAACAACACAGCTATAAATGCGCTCTCTATGAATGTAAATGAGCTAAAGACACAGTTAGTTAATAGTGGAATAAATAGTGCTACCTTTAACTTTAATAGTAGTTCACAAAATGGTGATAACTCATCTGGGGCATTTCAACAACAGAGACAAAACGAACAAAAAGCCCACGCAGAGTATAGCCATTTTGAGAGTGAAGAGGCACATGAAGAGATATTAAGCTCTTTAGAGATTATCGTTCCACGATACATATAA
- a CDS encoding argininosuccinate synthase domain-containing protein: protein MKAIALFSGGLDSTLALKLIIDQGIEVLAVNINTGFGSTKDRLEHMQNMCAQVGAELKIIDIESEFLQDVLFDPKHGYGKNFNPCIDCHAKMFAVAKRVMESEGASFLISGEVLGQRPMSQNREAMQTVLNESNCDGLLLRPLSAKALSPTIAEINGWVDREKLEGIVGRSRDRQLELVAEIGLEDFESPGGGCLLTDENFAKKMFDFIKYDKFEVKDIPVMKFGRHLRLPDGAKLVVGRNKDENLHLQNIESEKYHHVKTVALPGPHSLLSKSATKEDKELASRIILTYCKTKEDNMYTLLYDETEEMYATPFDSRDELKPYTIM from the coding sequence ATGAAGGCAATTGCACTATTTAGCGGCGGATTAGACTCAACTTTGGCACTAAAACTAATAATAGATCAAGGTATTGAGGTTTTAGCTGTAAATATTAACACAGGTTTTGGAAGTACTAAAGATAGGCTAGAGCATATGCAAAATATGTGCGCTCAAGTCGGAGCAGAGCTAAAAATAATAGATATAGAGAGCGAATTTTTACAAGATGTGCTCTTTGATCCAAAACATGGTTATGGCAAAAATTTCAACCCATGTATCGATTGTCATGCAAAGATGTTTGCGGTTGCAAAAAGGGTTATGGAGAGCGAGGGAGCATCTTTTCTTATAAGCGGTGAGGTTTTAGGACAACGGCCAATGAGCCAAAACAGAGAGGCGATGCAGACAGTTTTAAATGAGAGCAATTGTGATGGACTGCTTTTGCGCCCACTCTCAGCAAAGGCCCTCTCTCCAACTATTGCAGAGATAAATGGTTGGGTAGATAGAGAAAAGCTAGAGGGTATCGTAGGCAGAAGCCGTGATAGACAGTTAGAGCTTGTAGCAGAGATAGGTTTAGAGGATTTTGAAAGCCCAGGTGGCGGATGTCTTTTAACTGATGAAAACTTTGCAAAAAAGATGTTTGATTTCATAAAATATGATAAGTTTGAAGTAAAAGATATTCCAGTTATGAAATTTGGACGCCATTTAAGACTCCCAGATGGTGCAAAGCTAGTTGTTGGAAGAAACAAAGATGAAAATCTTCATTTGCAAAACATAGAGAGTGAAAAATATCATCATGTTAAAACGGTAGCACTTCCTGGACCCCATTCACTGCTTAGTAAAAGCGCAACTAAAGAAGACAAAGAGTTGGCATCAAGGATAATTCTTACATATTGCAAAACAAAAGAGGATAACATGTACACTCTTTTATATGATGAGACAGAGGAGATGTATGCGACTCCATTTGATTCAAGAGATGAGTTGAAACCATATACCATTATGTAG
- the dnaG gene encoding DNA primase → MITQDSIEALKARLDIVDVVGSHVELKKTGANYKAPCPFHDEKSASFVVSPSKQIYHCFGCGAGGDSIKFVMEFEKLNYPEALEKLASTYNFSLSYSDNKSTKSSSGIMQKIDSWYHYLFTKNPQAISYIKERGIYESSIEKFGIGYAPDSNATISFIKSQLLSMNEAIEMGIVGNDGSRAYARFIERITFPIHSANGTIVGFGGRTITGHQAKYVNSPETPYFNKSRLLYAYHHAKQTIHKTKEIVITEGYLDVIMLHQAGFTNAVATLGTALTSEHLPILRKGEPKVIMAYDGDKAGRAAALKASKILSAGGFNGGVVIFSDGLDPADMVKNGAVEELSNMFRAPQPFIEFVLDEILSLYNLRDPKARELCMQDAIGYLKTLSAMLQEEYKSYLASRLGLSPSYIKITNKSNINQNLPFIDKNRHRDMWELTLIKTVLEHPEFIDQILDVLDPSLLKFHSSELSLALRGEFSHPQLMAIAVDEQIKALNSEDALRAELVSFLMKHYEREYKKVNVLSDITFEEKAFYIRKFKGKIELLKRGELVAFKS, encoded by the coding sequence ATGATTACCCAAGACTCCATAGAAGCCCTAAAGGCACGCCTTGATATTGTTGATGTTGTCGGCTCACATGTAGAGTTAAAAAAAACTGGCGCAAATTATAAAGCTCCATGCCCTTTTCATGATGAAAAAAGTGCCTCTTTTGTTGTAAGTCCCTCAAAGCAGATATATCACTGTTTTGGTTGCGGAGCTGGTGGCGATAGCATAAAATTTGTTATGGAGTTTGAAAAACTAAACTACCCAGAAGCACTTGAAAAACTGGCTTCAACATATAATTTTTCTCTATCTTACAGCGATAATAAAAGCACTAAATCTAGCTCAGGAATCATGCAAAAGATAGATTCATGGTATCACTATCTTTTTACAAAAAACCCTCAAGCCATCTCTTATATAAAAGAGCGCGGTATCTATGAGAGTAGCATAGAAAAATTTGGCATAGGTTATGCACCAGATTCAAATGCTACTATCTCATTCATAAAATCGCAACTCCTCAGCATGAATGAAGCCATAGAGATGGGTATTGTAGGAAATGATGGCTCAAGAGCGTATGCTAGATTTATAGAGCGTATCACATTTCCAATCCACTCTGCAAATGGAACTATTGTTGGGTTTGGAGGTAGAACGATAACTGGACATCAAGCAAAGTATGTCAACTCTCCAGAGACACCATATTTTAATAAATCTCGTCTTTTATATGCTTATCATCATGCAAAACAGACTATTCATAAAACAAAAGAGATAGTTATTACAGAAGGGTATCTCGATGTTATAATGCTCCATCAAGCGGGGTTTACAAATGCTGTAGCAACGCTTGGAACGGCACTTACATCAGAACATCTACCCATTTTGCGAAAAGGTGAGCCTAAAGTAATTATGGCTTATGATGGAGATAAAGCAGGGCGAGCAGCGGCTCTTAAAGCCTCGAAAATTCTTAGTGCAGGCGGATTTAATGGTGGAGTTGTTATATTTTCTGATGGATTAGATCCAGCAGATATGGTCAAAAACGGAGCAGTTGAAGAGCTCTCAAATATGTTTAGAGCGCCACAACCTTTTATAGAGTTTGTGCTTGATGAAATTCTATCACTCTATAATCTTAGAGACCCAAAAGCCAGAGAGCTCTGCATGCAAGATGCAATTGGATATCTTAAAACTCTCTCCGCAATGCTTCAAGAGGAGTATAAATCCTATTTAGCCTCAAGACTGGGGTTAAGCCCATCTTATATTAAGATAACGAACAAGAGTAACATAAATCAAAACCTCCCTTTTATCGATAAAAACCGTCATAGAGATATGTGGGAGTTAACTCTTATAAAAACAGTATTGGAGCATCCTGAATTTATTGATCAGATTTTAGATGTATTAGATCCATCGCTTTTAAAGTTTCACTCATCAGAGCTCTCTTTGGCGCTAAGGGGGGAGTTTTCTCATCCCCAACTTATGGCGATAGCTGTAGATGAGCAGATAAAAGCGTTAAATAGTGAGGATGCTCTTAGAGCGGAGTTAGTCTCATTTTTGATGAAGCATTATGAGAGAGAGTATAAGAAAGTAAATGTTCTCTCAGACATTACGTTTGAAGAAAAAGCTTTTTATATTCGTAAGTTTAAAGGGAAAATCGAACTCTTAAAAAGAGGCGAACTTGTAGCTTTTAAGAGCTAG
- the rpsU gene encoding 30S ribosomal protein S21, with the protein MPGIVLRSDDNFDASYRRFKKQTDRNLIVTEARARRFHETKTEKRKKFLIASRKKMLKRLYMMRRYESRL; encoded by the coding sequence ATGCCAGGTATTGTACTACGTAGTGATGACAATTTTGATGCATCTTATCGTCGTTTCAAAAAGCAGACTGATCGTAACTTAATCGTTACTGAAGCTCGTGCTCGCCGTTTCCATGAAACGAAAACTGAAAAACGTAAGAAGTTCTTAATAGCATCTCGTAAGAAAATGCTTAAGCGTCTTTATATGATGAGACGTTACGAATCACGCCTATAA
- a CDS encoding DEAD/DEAH box helicase, protein MSFTTLGLSAPILKAIKDQGYTKPTPIQKQAIPIILSKKDILAGAQTGTGKTAGFTLPLLELLSRDKSSTKKRIRALILTPTRELAAQVGESVSIYGKYLSFTSTIIYGGVSINPQLSALRKGVDIVIATPGRLLDHLSQKSIDLKDVEFLVLDEADRMLDMGFINDIKKVLAVLPKNKQTLLFSATYSDEIKKLSDRLLNSPVLIEVERPNKTAQSIKQIVYPVDKERKRELLVHLIKEGKWQQVLVFTRTKHGANKLSAQLEKDGISSSAIHGNKSQNARMKALQEFKDGDIRVLVATDIAARGIDIDQLPHVINYELPNVPEDYVHRIGRTGRAGSSGDAISLVCIDEHEYLSSIEKLIKTDIQKVWLKDFKPDPSIKAEPINQGGQRGSHKKRR, encoded by the coding sequence ATGTCATTTACAACACTAGGTTTATCAGCTCCTATACTAAAAGCTATCAAAGATCAGGGCTACACTAAGCCAACTCCAATCCAAAAACAAGCTATTCCAATTATCCTTAGTAAAAAAGATATTTTAGCAGGAGCACAGACGGGAACAGGTAAAACAGCTGGCTTTACGCTTCCACTTCTTGAGCTTTTAAGCAGAGATAAATCATCTACTAAAAAGAGAATCCGAGCTCTTATTTTAACCCCAACACGAGAGTTGGCGGCGCAAGTTGGAGAGAGTGTTTCTATTTATGGAAAATATCTCTCTTTTACTTCAACTATTATTTACGGTGGAGTAAGTATAAACCCTCAGTTAAGCGCTCTACGAAAAGGTGTTGATATAGTTATCGCAACTCCTGGAAGATTACTTGACCATCTCTCTCAAAAAAGCATAGATTTAAAGGATGTTGAGTTTTTGGTGCTTGATGAAGCAGATAGAATGCTTGATATGGGCTTTATAAATGATATAAAAAAAGTTTTGGCTGTTCTTCCAAAAAATAAACAGACACTTCTTTTTTCAGCTACATATTCAGATGAGATTAAAAAGCTCTCAGATCGTCTCTTAAATTCACCAGTTCTTATAGAAGTTGAACGTCCAAACAAAACAGCACAAAGCATAAAGCAGATAGTTTATCCAGTTGATAAAGAGCGTAAGCGTGAACTTTTGGTTCATCTTATAAAAGAGGGAAAATGGCAACAAGTCCTTGTCTTTACAAGAACGAAACATGGAGCAAATAAATTAAGTGCGCAACTTGAAAAAGATGGTATAAGCTCAAGCGCTATACATGGAAACAAGAGCCAAAATGCGAGAATGAAGGCTCTGCAAGAGTTTAAAGATGGCGATATAAGAGTTCTTGTTGCAACAGATATAGCAGCAAGAGGGATAGATATAGATCAACTTCCACATGTAATAAACTATGAACTTCCGAATGTGCCAGAGGATTATGTTCACAGAATAGGCAGAACAGGGCGTGCTGGAAGCAGTGGAGATGCGATATCTCTTGTTTGTATAGATGAGCATGAATATCTATCAAGCATAGAAAAACTTATAAAAACTGATATTCAAAAAGTTTGGTTAAAAGATTTTAAACCAGATCCAAGCATTAAAGCTGAGCCTATAAATCAGGGCGGTCAAAGAGGTTCGCATAAGAAAAGAAGATAA